In Humulus lupulus chromosome 7, drHumLupu1.1, whole genome shotgun sequence, the following are encoded in one genomic region:
- the LOC133788947 gene encoding uncharacterized protein LOC133788947, with product MERTAEAKRWLSTAEKLLAARDHLGAKSFAIRVREVYPGLETVDDLVAVADTLHAGEQRINNQYDWYAILQLPRYTQNMEHVATQYRRLALLLNPHRNRLPHSDEAFRLVCEAWAVLSNPTKRTFYDNELNMFSRYDFGVVAGSGSGSGQLYERQFFQSHQHHQQPPPPPPPPPPPPPPQPKPQQSHSQSQWQFHPPQPKFQTQAQPQSQTQAQSQTQAQPQSQSREQTQPQPQSKEQTQPQPQSKEQTQPQPQLKEQTQPQQRPLRKSPRKKDGKVVENEDEEERPNLNNVAESTRSSQPTETAREVEYEGQSFWTACPYCYILYEYPKVYEECVLRCQNCKRAFHATAIPSPPVREKEDTYFCCWGFFPLGFSGNAKDVSGSSGWTPFSPMFSCPIQTAGKKNEGGKGKKPSGGSPRFIYKEDDIFVELSDESDESDDDWRNTRSSKRAKTSKSRNTPTKNAKTTTTNTVRVTRASQSVGARDNASSTNGENLNGVGSSKGPHLRGESSRKTKAVAGGGKKKGAVERSKLDLNVEFSNDVEESATTGVNKGSGAGNGEEDNIEGNGFFEGLDEFLSSLPILNVVGDDKVKAT from the coding sequence ATGGAGAGAACCGCAGAAGCCAAGCGGTGGCTCAGCACGGCCGAGAAACTCCTAGCGGCGCGAGATCATCTTGGAGCCAAGAGCTTCGCGATCCGAGTCCGTGAGGTCTACCCGGGGCTCGAGACCGTCGATGACCTTGTCGCCGTTGCCGATACTCTCCATGCCGGAGAACAGCGGATCAACAACCAGTATGACTGGTACGCTATCCTCCAGCTCCCGAGGTACACTCAGAACATGGAACACGTGGCGACTCAGTACCGCAGACTCGCTCTGCTCCTCAACCCTCATCGAAATCGTCTCCCTCACTCCGATGAGGCCTTCCGGCTCGTCTGCGAGGCCTGGGCTGTTCTCTCGAACCCGACGAAGAGGACCTTCTACGATAACGAGTTGAACATGTTCTCCAGGTACGATTTCGGTGTCGTGGCTGGGTCTGGGTCCGGTTCGGGCCAGTTGTACGAGAGGCAATTCTTTCAAAGTCATCAACATCATCAACAACCACCTCCACCACCACCCCCGCCGCCGCCGCCTCCACCACCACAGCCGAAACCACAACAATCGCACTCACAGTCGCAATGGCAATTCCATCCCccgcaaccaaaatttcaaactCAAGCTCAGCCACAATCTCAAACTCAAGCACAATCTCAAACTCAAGCTCAACCACAATCTCAATCGAGGGAGCAAACGCAGCCACAACCTCAATCGAAGGAGCAAACGCAGCCACAACCTCAATCGAAGGAGCAAACGCAGCCACAACCTCAATTGAAGGAGCAAACGCAGCCACAACAACGACCACTGAGAAAAAGCCCTAGAAAAAAAGATGGGAAAGTCGTGGAGAACGAGGATGAAGAGGAGAGGCCAAATCTCAACAATGTGGCTGAGTCAACTCGTTCTTCTCAGCCGACTGAAACTGCTCGGGAAGTCGAGTATGAGGGTCAGAGCTTCTGGACTGCATGCCCCTACTGCTATATCCTCTACGAGTATCCGAAGGTGTACGAGGAGTGTGTGCTACGGTGTCAGAATTGCAAGAGGGCTTTCCACGCGACGGCGATACCTTCCCCACCGGTGAGAGAGAAAGAAGATACGTACTTCTGTTGTTGGGGTTTTTTCCCTCTTGGGTTTTCGGGGAATGCCAAAGACGTGAGTGGCTCCTCCGGATGGACGCCATTTTCGCCTATGTTTTCTTGCCCCATTCAAACCGcgggaaagaaaaatgaaggggggaaaggaaagaaacccaGCGGTGGTTCTCCTAGGTTCATTTATAAAGAGGATGACATTTTCGTAGAGCTTTCCGATGAGAGTGATGAGTCCGACGATGACTGGCGGAATACTAGGAGTAGTAAGAGGGCAAAAACTTCTAAGAGTAGAAATACTCCTACCAAAAATGCCAAGACAACTACTACTAATACAGTGAGGGTAACGAGAGCCAGTCAGAGTGTAGGTGCTCGGGATAATGCTAGTAGTACTAATGGTGAGAATTTAAATGGAGTTGGGTCCTCTAAAGGGCCACACTTAAGAGGGGAGTCAAGTAGGAAGACGAAGGCGGTGGCTGGTGGTGGGAAGAAGAAGGGGGCAGTGGAACGGagtaaattggatttgaatgtgGAGTTTAGTAATGATGTGGAGGAGTCTGCTACAACTGGGGTGAACAAGGGGAGTGGAGCAGGAAATGGGGAGGAGGATAATATTGAAGGGAATGGGTTTTTTGAGGGTCTTGATGAGTTTCTTAGTAGTTTGCCAATCTTAAATGTTGTAGGGGATGACAAGGTTAAGGCTACTTAG